CATCGCGACAAGTCGAACTCGGGCGGGCTGATGGTGCACAAGGCCAGCCACCACTTCGATCTCGTGAACTGGTGGCTCGGCGCCGAGCCTCGGACGGTCTACGCCCGCGGACAGTTGGCGTTCTACGGGCCTGGTCACGAGCACGGGTACGCGCGGGACTACGTACGAGCGCACGGATCCAGCGATGCGGTGGACGATCCGTTCGCGCTGCAACTGGCCGACAACGCGACGATGCGCGACCTCTACCTGGATGCGGAGGGGGAGGACGGGTACTACCGGGATCGCAATGTGTTCGCCTCAGGGGTGTCGATCGAGGACGACATGGCAGTGCTCGTCTCGTACGACACGGGTGCCACGATGACCTACCACCTGACGGCGTACTCGCCGGCCGAGGGCTACCGGGTGATGTTCAACGGATCGGGCGGACGCCTCGAACTCCATGTCGAAGAGTCGACATTTACTGGCATCACTTTGCGGCCCCTGTGGTCGGAGCCGGTCGATCACACCGTCGACCACGATCACGAGGGACATGGCGGTGCGGACCCACGGGTGCTGGCTGCCTTGCTGGACGGCGAAGAGACCGAGGGTGCCGAGGTCGCCGATGCACGTCAGGCAGCACTCGCTCTGGTGACAGGGCTGGCCGCGAACCGATCCTTCGAGACCGGGCTGCCGGTTCGGACGGCCGACATCCTCAAGCTGTGATCAGAATAGTGATCACATGACCACTATTCTGATCACGAGAGGGCGGACCGCAGGATCGCATGCGCTCCGGCGACGATCGCGTCCCGGTTGGCCTCGTACGTCGGGTCGGTGATCGCGGTCTTGTTCGTGAGGTCGAACGACAGCACCGGGACGTGCAGGTGGCCGGCCGGCATCGAGGGGTCGAGCAGGTCGCGTTGCAGAGTGTTGCGGTAGGCAACTTCATTGGAGAGGTAGCCGCCGCCGGTCCCTTCGGATGCGATCGAACCGGCCGTGGGACCGTCCGGCCGGCGTACCGGTGTGGTCTGACCGGCGGGGATCTCCAGCACGGAGGTGTTGACGCGGGTCCGGAACGGTGGAACGTCGGTCTGCGCCATCCGCGCGAGCGGCAGGCTCGAAGTCAGCCACTCCGGGCCGGTCGGCATGCTGGGGGAGACGACCGGGGCGCTGATCGTCCCGCCGCCCCAGAGGTTGTTGTTGTCGCCGATCGAGCTGACCGACCGCCGGCGTCCGTTGAAGACCTCGAGATCGAAGATGCCCACCCGGCCCTGGCTCGCTGTCATCACCAGGTCAGCGTGCTGCGGACCTGGGCGGTAGTGCGGTGCGAGAGCGTTCTCGACCATGCTGTCGTCGAAGTCGGTGTACCGGACCGGGAACATCACCGTCTGGATCTCGTACGTCGTACCGTTCACCCGCCACCGCTGACCGTCGAGGGTCAGGGCGTTGGCACCGGACGGGTTGCCGATCCTGATGTCCGCGTCGAGCGTGAACGGGTCGAAGCCGGTGACGAGGATCTTGCGGACACCCGGGGTGAAGCGGGTGCTGGTGATGCCGCGGGAGGCGTACTCGAACGAGCGGATCAGGGTGGCGCGTTCCGTCGTGCCGAGGCCGAAGGCTGGTTGCCATTGGCGCAGGGCCAGCGCCATCGAGATGCGTGCCCAGTACAGTCCGCGGTCGTCTGTCGCGGGTAGCGCGTCGGCGCCGTGGGGGTTGCGTTGAGCGCGTTGGGTCGCCGTACGCCAGAGGGCTTCGCCCTGCGTGCGGACCAGGGCTGCTGCGGCTTGACGGCTGGGGACGCGGCACAGGAGTTGCGTGAACAGGTCGACCTGGCGGTCGAAGCCCGAGCGGCGCAGGATCTCTGCGGGCACCGACGGGCCGCCGTTGACGCCCCGGCTGAGCCGCTGCTCCTCGACCGTGCCGACGATCGAGTGGTCCAGGCAGCCGGTGACCGGTCCACCGCGGAAGGCGGGCGCGGTGTCGGGGAGTGCCTGAGCGATCGGGGCGCCGGAGAGAACGGCGGTCAGCGCCAGGGCGCCGGCGACCAGGGAGCGGTGGAATGAGCTGGGGCGGAGTCTCATAAGGGGTGTCTATCAGATTTCGGAGCGGGATCCGAGAGATCCTCAGTGTTCGTGGGTACTGCAGACTGTATGCAATCTGCTACGGTCGATGAGACGGCACCGCCCCGCCGTCCGCGCGTGAGGAGACCCGCCGATGAACACCCCGACCCGCCGCAGCATCCTCACCGCCGCTCTGGCAGCAGGACTGGCCGGATGTGGGAGTCAACGGTCTGAGGAACCGGTGGTCGGAACGGTCCCGCCGACCGGAGGTTCGGTTGCCGATGGCAAGCAGGCGGTCGAGCGGTTGCTGGCGGGTAATGCGCGGTTCGTCGCCGCACGGGAACAGGACCTCGACGAGGGCATCGCCCGGCGGATCGCGGTGAGCAAAGGACAGCATCCGTTCGCAA
This Kribbella sp. NBC_00482 DNA region includes the following protein-coding sequences:
- a CDS encoding Gfo/Idh/MocA family protein, with protein sequence MPNAVRTAIVGTGHRAQLFTEGLAKRDGYDVVALCDPNSVRMAFHNRMLLAAGRRTAHLWPPARYDEMLRVERVELVVVTSVDSTHDRYIEAALRAGVRVICEKPMTTDAVKAQSILDTVRETGGSLSVAYNYRFNPVHRRVRQLLAEGAIGRVHSVHFEWMLDVSHGADYFRRWHRDKSNSGGLMVHKASHHFDLVNWWLGAEPRTVYARGQLAFYGPGHEHGYARDYVRAHGSSDAVDDPFALQLADNATMRDLYLDAEGEDGYYRDRNVFASGVSIEDDMAVLVSYDTGATMTYHLTAYSPAEGYRVMFNGSGGRLELHVEESTFTGITLRPLWSEPVDHTVDHDHEGHGGADPRVLAALLDGEETEGAEVADARQAALALVTGLAANRSFETGLPVRTADILKL